Below is a window of Fibrobacter sp. DNA.
AACTCATTGAGCATATCCCAGCGTAACAGATCGATCCCCTTTTCATACTCCAGTAGAGTCGAGCGGGAAAGATTTATCACCCGTTCTGCCCAGGGAAGTTGAGAAGAGAGGCCAAAATCAGGAGCATTTGAGCGCAGGATCATCTCCGCCTCATCATTTATCCCTATCAAAACCGAGGCAATAGCCCTTTCCCTTTCCGAGGCCAATGCATCGAAATGCTGCAATCCCCTGCGGCTGTTGATACCGGCAATCAGGTTTCTCAGATTTAGTTCAAAGGTAAACCATTCCCTGATAAACTGATTGGGATGAGCGATCATTTGTTCATAGAAAAAACAGTTAAGCTGGTCTTCGGCTATCAGCGGTGAAGAAGGCAGGCGGTTTTCCTTATAAGCTTCCAGAAACGTCAACATGTATTCTGGAAGACCATCTCCATTCTTAATGGCAGAAGCGATTTCTTCTCTGGTGAAATTTCCTCTGGGATCAAACTCCTTTTTCGAGTTCTGAAGAACTGTTATTAAATTGCTGTTATCCAGTGGTAAGCGGATACAGCGAAGCAATTCCAGATCACCCGAAGAGATTTGCTCTTCCAGCTCCTCCATAAATTCTAAAAATGAAGGGACATTTTTCCCTTCATCAAGAATCAAATCAGGTAAACCA
It encodes the following:
- a CDS encoding DUF2764 family protein, with protein sequence MGNNYYFLVAGLPDLILDEGKNVPSFLEFMEELEEQISSGDLELLRCIRLPLDNSNLITVLQNSKKEFDPRGNFTREEIASAIKNGDGLPEYMLTFLEAYKENRLPSSPLIAEDQLNCFFYEQMIAHPNQFIREWFTFELNLRNLIAGINSRRGLQHFDALASERERAIASVLIGINDEAEMILRSNAPDFGLSSQLPWAERVINLSRSTLLEYEKGIDLLRWDMLNELTAFSYFSIETIIAFSIKLMMVERWKKLDAQTGKVVLERLVEELHATYSVPTDF